CACGGTCGTTTTCGGCGGCGCTGTCTTCGGGCAGAGGCGTGGGGCGCAGGGTGGGATCGGCGTCAATCATTCTGATGAATCCAATCTGGTTTCTTTAAACCCTACTCCGGCCGGCAGGCCGGACAGTGCCCGTCCGCCCCCATGGGCGAGCACTTCGTTTCCGCCCGCGGACGGGCACTGTCCTATCTTTTTCAATACTCTCACACGATCACCCCTTCGGCGCCAGAAGACGCAGGGCGGCGCGGATCAGTTCGGCCTCATTGGCGTCGGGGTAGGTTGCGGCGGCCTCGGCCACGGCGGCGGCGGCGTCCGACGGACCATAACCCAGATTGCCAAGCGCAGAGAGCGCCCCCGCAGAGGCAGCTGCGGCACCGGAGGGGGCCTTGGGTGGCGCCTTGCGGGGTTTCTTGGCCGTGCTCACCGGCTCGGCAGGTTCGACCACATCCAGCCCCGGCCCATCCATAGCGTCAGCGATGGTGCCGCCCATGGCCATCACACCCGGTGCCTTGTCCTTCAGATCCAACACGATGCGCTGCGCCGTTTTTGGGCCAACGCCTTTGGCCGCCTTCACGGTCGCCCAATCACCAAGGGCAATGGCGCGGCTGACGCCTTCGGGACCAAGCGCGCCAAGGATCGCCAGTGAGACCTTGGCCCCAACCCCCTGCACGGAGGTCAGCAGGCGGTGCCATTCCTTTTCCATCAACGAGGGAAAGCCATAGAGCTGCATCAGATCCTCGCGCACCACCATATCGGTATAAAGTGCCACCGCCTCTCCCGTGCCGGGGAGCGTGGCCATCGTGCGGTCGGAGCAATAGACGATATAGCCGACGCCGCGCACATCGATCAGCACGTGATCGCTGCTGCGGTATTCCAGTCGTCCGGTGAGTTTTCCGATCACGCGCGCTTCTCCTTCAGCTGGCGTTGTTGCGTGCCCCCATAAAACGCATGACAGATGGCAATGGCCAGAGCATCTGCCGCATCGGCGTTCTTGGGCAGGCAGCCGGGCAGCTGAAGTTTCACCATGTGGAGGATCTGCTCCTTGGCCGCATGACCCACGCCGACCACAGTTTTCTTGACGCGGTTCGGCGCGTATTCACCCACCGGCAGACCGGCCTGCGCCAATGTCATCAGGGCTACGCCACGGGCCTGACCCAGTTTCAGCGTGCCCGCACCATCTTTGTTCACGAAGGTCTGTTCGATGGCGGCCTGATCGGGACGGTAGGCCGCGATCACTTCGATCACCTGATTGTGGAGCGACAACAGCCGTTCGCCCAGATCATCGCCATCGGAGGTGCAGACGCCATTTGCGACATGGCTGAGACGGGTGCCATGTGATTCGATCACCCCCCAACCGAGGTTCCGCAACCCCGGATCGATGCCCAATATTCGCATGTCTGCCCTATCCCTACCCGATGTGGAGGTGTAATTTTCCTCAGGATTAGCACAAAAGGCGAACATGTCCAATCGCTTTGCTGGCCCGCATTCTGTGCCC
The nucleotide sequence above comes from Phaeobacter inhibens DSM 16374. Encoded proteins:
- the ruvC gene encoding crossover junction endodeoxyribonuclease RuvC, yielding MRILGIDPGLRNLGWGVIESHGTRLSHVANGVCTSDGDDLGERLLSLHNQVIEVIAAYRPDQAAIEQTFVNKDGAGTLKLGQARGVALMTLAQAGLPVGEYAPNRVKKTVVGVGHAAKEQILHMVKLQLPGCLPKNADAADALAIAICHAFYGGTQQRQLKEKRA
- the ruvA gene encoding Holliday junction branch migration protein RuvA, producing MIGKLTGRLEYRSSDHVLIDVRGVGYIVYCSDRTMATLPGTGEAVALYTDMVVREDLMQLYGFPSLMEKEWHRLLTSVQGVGAKVSLAILGALGPEGVSRAIALGDWATVKAAKGVGPKTAQRIVLDLKDKAPGVMAMGGTIADAMDGPGLDVVEPAEPVSTAKKPRKAPPKAPSGAAAASAGALSALGNLGYGPSDAAAAVAEAAATYPDANEAELIRAALRLLAPKG